DNA sequence from the Poecile atricapillus isolate bPoeAtr1 chromosome 4, bPoeAtr1.hap1, whole genome shotgun sequence genome:
TGCCAAGAGTTTTGCCTGTGCTGCCACGATGTTGCTTACAAAAAGAAACTTACCCCTGTGGGACAGCACCAGCCTCAAGGGCTACTACCTCTGGAAAACTCACTTTCTATAAATGTCACACTGTGACCTGTGGTCAAAAGGACTGCAGATGAAAGGTGTTCAAGCAGTTGCAGCTCTAGAACCATCAGCCTTAGCCTGTTTTAAAGGTGAGCTTGTGTTAAAGTACAAAGTTATTCAGGTTGTAGTCACTTGGTATTTTTTCAGAAGAGTAAAGGATAAGAAAACTCTGGAACACAAGCCTGCTACCACCACAAGCgtttttcatatttcttcaaCATTTTTTGGAATTCTTTTTGAAGACATTTTCTCATTATTAATTATGTTAGTTTACACATGAACAGCAATGCCAAATAAGGTGCCATAAAAAGCTGAAGAGAAACAGGCCCACAGTTTACCTTGTGGTGATTGTGATCCACCAGTCCTCCAATCACATAGGCTTTCTTCTCATCAAGCTCTCTGAGAACATCTGGGGAATCTGAGGTAAGATACACTAGGTCTTCTTTCTTTATTAGCTCACTGTAGTGCTCTGTTCTAATTTGGATATCCTCAAAAAAAGGTAGTTAAAAGAAGTTACATTCAACTGATGAACTGCTGGCCAAGCTTTACAGATCCAGGATGGGACTGGCAAAATAAATCCAACAGTATGTGGTCATTCCACATCCCTCCTTCACGTTCAAATATGTAGCTCAGTGCAGattaattttctgtgtaaaCAATCCAGTTCCTAGAGCTCTGATTTGCAAAAACCAACAGGAAAATTTCTGAAATCCCAAAAGAACTTTACAAATCCTTAAGTTCTTGTGATCCCCTTCAAATGTTGCCATACGTCTCCTATGGATCCAAGTAATTTTCAAGCCCATTAAAAAAGTGAACCCAGAAGCAAACACTTAGTTAACATTCAGTTCAATAAGAGAAGTTTATGCTACGCTCTCATGGAACAGTTATTGTACAAGAACTGCTGGAAACAGGACTGCTTTTATTTGTTCTAGGTGCTCTTCCTTTGAAGAATTTTTGTTGGAATGGTGGCATAACAGGGAGTCACAAGGAAAGCCAACGTGAGTTTGACCATAAGACAAGAACAGAAAATGCTCTCCAGAGCACTTCAGTGCTGAGGGGCAGCCTgatggaagggaaggtgcaCACGAAAGAATCACATCCCAACTGACAAGTCTTATTTTGGACATGGATAAAAGAGCACTGTCAAGACAGACAACTGCCAGAACTGCCTAAATCAAGGAGTTCTGCTTAGTCTATCAAGAATGGAATTTGTTCAACAAAAGTAAGTAAAAATGGATCTGTGTATAGTTTTTCAAGCAAAAATCAAATCTAAATGCAAGAGAAGCAGTCTTTGCCTTATTTAAGTTAAATCAATTAAAAGGACAAAATGCTTCACTTTTTCAAATATGCTACTGCTTGCCTGTATTAGAAAAAACccatgtggaaaaaaatcatgttctTCACAACTAACAATATAGTTAACAACTACAATCAAGACTAACTTTTTACAGAAATACACAATTATTCACCTTCCAATTCACCCATCCTTTGTCATTTTCATTCATGTTGGTCTTCAACTGTCCTCCATGGCTGGTCAAGTAAAACTTCAAACAGAACACACAAGAGGtacaaaatacagaaacatcAATTTGCCACAACCTGTTTCCTCTCCTTCTACCCTTAACTGTTAGCTAAAACTATTCCTATTTTTTAGATGGAAGTGGTACTAGGACCATACTCATATAGTTAGTGACATGTTTAAAAGACAAATCcggattttttttaaaatctgtcacAGCTAAAACCAAGAGCATCAACAGCCTCTTAGTGGCACACCTGGATATCTGGCACTTTTCATCTGCATGCACATACTGTTCCATATAGAGGGGTATCTTTATAACATGTGTGTGTTACAATAGAAGTAATTTTCTTATGAAAGAAGCAgcttatatattttcttttcctactaCAGTTCTCATGTTTGGTGCTTGGCAGCAGTCAGTGTTCAGTTTGTTCAAACATACCTGCACAGGATGAAAAGCCTTGCGGTTTTCTGCGTAACATCTCTGAATCTGCTTGTGAAGCTTCTTAACATCCTGCACACAACacaatttgtttttatttagtcCTTCATAGAGACCATCACAAAATGCTTCATCATGAACCAGTCAGAagttaaagagagaaaaaggaagctTTTAACTGGCAAAAGTGACTGCTCAGAGAGTGCAGCCATTAGATCCTGAGAGAAAAAACACCCACTGAGAAGGGGTTATGGTGACAAGGAGACACACACATCTTCCACACAGGTGTACTTAAGACACCTCTATGCATGTGCTTGATTGACATtattctagggaaaaaaaaatcacagggaTTTAATTAACACACAAAAATAATCTGAGGAATCAGGTTTATCACTGTGACAATACTTGACCTTTAACCCATAGGAATATTCTGAGAACATACAGtatatatttatgaaaattaaatgtacTTAGTTAATCTGAAGTTCCTTTTACCTTTAACACCATCAGGTCATCAAAGCTGCAGTCCACAACGAGGCGAAGTGTGCTAGGAACAACTTCCCTTCGCATGCACTTTCTGTCATTTCCCTCACTACTGGAATCCAATTTTGACTGACGTTCTAGTTTTCTCTTCTGGCGTTTTTCTTTTCGTTTCTGCCTaagtaaacaaacaaatcaaTCCTCAAAAAGTGCTGCCAAGTCTGCTGAGGTACTGTGTTATGCACACAAATGCAGACTTCTAGGGCAAAAGTGGCTGTTCTGTGACTGTGACAGCCAAACTCAGCCTGTTGCCTTCATTTGTGTTACAGTGAAACCAGCACAAAACACCCCCCCATCTTTGTGAAGTTCTCTAAATACCTACAAAGACAGATATCTGACACAAATTCAATTAACTCACTACTGGGAGTCTCACAGATTTAAGGGTGCTCTGAGCCAAGTCTCATAACAGAACTAACCAAAAAGACTGACAAAATCACACTATCAGGATCAGAATGAGTAAGGCAATTTACATGCTGTTTCACTGAACAGTTTTTCAAAAGGCTTCTGAAGAAATTGTTCCATCCTCCTTTCCTCCTGATAGAAGCAGGCAGTAGGGAGATCAAATTTCAGAGACAGTAACAACCACTGTCTTGGGATGGAGCACCCGGCAGCCAGTGGGATAAGAATAAACCACCATCAATCCATTCGCAGATACACCTTCTCTCAACACAACAAAACAGAAGCTCTACATAAGCCAGCGTAACTTGTAGCACAGCACTTCAGGTGTCAAATGTAGCTGCTTTTATTCAGTGTGTCTAAGAGTCTCAAGTCTGACAGCACCAGGAAAAGAAGTGCAGCCCATTCAGAAAGGAACAAGGCCACTCGTTCCATCTCCCTTCTGACAAATGAAAAACATGCACATTTGAATCCCTCCTGACATCCTCTTGAAGCCGAGGAACAATTCTAGTATGAGGAGGGGACGCTTACCTCCACAGCCTCTTTAAGTGCAGACGAAGTAGCCTGGGGCTACTGCTTTAAACCTGATGTGGGAGAAAACTGGTTCAACTGCCTTGATTTGATGAAGCAATTCACAAGCAAATTCTGCTGACACGTCGTTATTATTAGCACCAAATATTACATGTGAACCATGGGAAGCTCCTTTGCAAACCATACCTCCGTAGATCTTTCTGTTCTTCCCACTGCTTCTGCTTCAACAGCTTCTTCCTTTGCCTCTTGGACATGGACTCAAGGCATTCTTCCTTGCCTGAGCCTGCCTCCAGTCTCTCTACTGGACCGTCATTTGACTTTGTCTTTCCTTCCACATCAGGAACTCCAGGGAACTGGGTATTTTCCATTGGCACCTCTGGACCGGCTGTGGGTGTTTCTGATGACATTTGCTTTCTGCTGGTTTTTCTGACTTGTTTCTCAGCATGTGCTGgacatttcattaaaaaca
Encoded proteins:
- the TRMT10A gene encoding tRNA methyltransferase 10 homolog A isoform X1, whose protein sequence is MKCPAHAEKQVRKTSRKQMSSETPTAGPEVPMENTQFPGVPDVEGKTKSNDGPVERLEAGSGKEECLESMSKRQRKKLLKQKQWEEQKDLRRQKRKEKRQKRKLERQSKLDSSSEGNDRKCMRREVVPSTLRLVVDCSFDDLMVLKDVKKLHKQIQRCYAENRKAFHPVQFYLTSHGGQLKTNMNENDKGWVNWKDIQIRTEHYSELIKKEDLVYLTSDSPDVLRELDEKKAYVIGGLVDHNHHKGITYKKAIEQGIGHAQLPLGNFVKMNSRKVLAVNHVFEIILAYLEKRDWKEAFFSVLPQRKGAVPLGEANDSSKHALAGKEDEDNDSDSN
- the TRMT10A gene encoding tRNA methyltransferase 10 homolog A isoform X2; this translates as MKCPAHAEKQVRKTSRKQMSSETPTAGPEVPMENTQFPGVPDVEGKTKSNDGPVERLEAGSGKEECLESMSKRQRKKLLKQKQWEEQKDLRRQKRKEKRQKRKLERQSKLDSSSEGNDRKCMRREVVPSTLRLVVDCSFDDLMVLKDVKKLHKQIQRCYAENRKAFHPVQDIQIRTEHYSELIKKEDLVYLTSDSPDVLRELDEKKAYVIGGLVDHNHHKGITYKKAIEQGIGHAQLPLGNFVKMNSRKVLAVNHVFEIILAYLEKRDWKEAFFSVLPQRKGAVPLGEANDSSKHALAGKEDEDNDSDSN